A single region of the Bacteroidota bacterium genome encodes:
- a CDS encoding HU family DNA-binding protein, protein MRKADIVNRITEKTGLEKVDVMVVVEAFCKEIRESMAEGNNVYVRGFGSFVVKTRKKKIGRIIKKNIAIEIPEQKIPAFKPAKVFMDRIKTGKKSKASL, encoded by the coding sequence ATGAGAAAAGCTGATATCGTTAATCGTATTACGGAAAAAACCGGACTCGAAAAAGTTGATGTCATGGTTGTGGTTGAAGCCTTTTGCAAGGAGATACGCGAAAGCATGGCAGAGGGCAACAACGTTTATGTAAGAGGATTTGGAAGTTTTGTGGTGAAAACACGAAAGAAAAAAATCGGACGTATTATTAAGAAAAACATAGCAATAGAAATCCCTGAACAAAAAATACCTGCATTTAAACCGGCAAAAGTATTTATGGATAGAATTAAAACCGGTAAAAAGTCAAAAGCAAGTTTATAA
- a CDS encoding tetratricopeptide repeat protein, with the protein MKSLYVAILLAVIAIAVLFFGFSNKPPVRSAFDEQREKLIDSLNYPNSAQLEDMHSDMLKSSQGSKGALIQQLSDEWLQLGQPAIAADYLRQKADNDPSYENFMRAGSALSSLIDFVQEENLRASVVYGARYCFEEATQLQPDDLDAKIGLATVLVSGTNAPMEGIMMLREIDAAHPDNPKVNLELGRFSVMSGQMDKALERFDKVLQKDSLNLQARYMKAQTYLGLKDTSAAILELERLKSMTTDSMIVNQVQAEIHNLNH; encoded by the coding sequence GTGAAGTCGTTGTATGTAGCAATTTTACTGGCTGTGATTGCAATAGCCGTATTGTTTTTCGGATTTAGTAATAAACCTCCTGTTCGCTCTGCCTTTGATGAGCAGCGGGAAAAACTGATAGATTCCTTAAATTACCCGAACAGTGCCCAACTGGAGGATATGCATAGCGATATGCTAAAATCTTCACAGGGTTCAAAAGGTGCACTTATTCAGCAACTTTCTGATGAATGGTTGCAGTTAGGTCAGCCTGCTATAGCGGCAGATTATCTTCGTCAAAAGGCTGATAATGATCCCTCGTATGAAAATTTTATGCGCGCAGGTTCTGCATTAAGCAGTTTAATAGATTTTGTTCAGGAAGAAAATTTACGCGCCAGTGTAGTGTATGGGGCAAGATATTGTTTTGAGGAAGCCACACAATTACAACCAGATGATTTAGATGCAAAGATAGGCCTGGCAACGGTTTTGGTAAGTGGAACCAATGCGCCTATGGAAGGAATTATGATGCTCAGAGAGATAGATGCAGCCCATCCGGACAACCCAAAGGTGAACCTGGAATTGGGGCGTTTTTCGGTTATGAGCGGACAAATGGATAAAGCTTTGGAACGATTTGACAAAGTTTTACAAAAAGATTCCCTAAATTTGCAGGCTCGTTACATGAAGGCGCAAACGTATTTAGGGTTAAAAGATACGTCGGCAGCCATTTTGGAACTGGAAAGACTGAAATCAATGACCACCGATTCGATGATTGTCAATCAGGTGCAAGCTGAGATACATAATTTAAATCATTAA
- a CDS encoding Rne/Rng family ribonuclease, with protein sequence MERELIINSTPTGAEIALLEDKQLVEIHRDSQSSRFNVGDLYLGRVKKITPGLNACFVDVGFERDAFLHYSDLNPNFRSIYKYTKAAQEGNPFRMDAFQKEPEIIKTGKVNNVVAKNQHILVQIIKEPIQTKGPRLSCEISLAGRYLVLTPFNEVVGVSRKIASANERKRLQALIEQLRPKGFGVIIRTVADGVSTQQLHEDLNDLIAQWAEITKRLQHLQAPQIVYSETRKTNTLLRDVLNDSFNNVVVNEPSIANEIKDYIKKISPGSEKMVNLHNTGKSVFDQFGVTKQIKSLFGRTVNMDSGAYLIVEHTEALHVIDVNSGNKTAVKGDQEQNAVSVNVEAAKEIARQLRLRDLGGIIIVDFIDMKHPDNKKAVYNALKEAMANDRAKHTILPISKFGVAQITRQRVRPEVNITTTEVCPTCTGTGKIEASVLLIDDIERKIKYLVKNQNQQYIKLVVHPYVEAFIKKGRFFNSIQWKWYWEYKRKIHIMGSNEFQYMEYRFFDKGDEEIHVE encoded by the coding sequence TTGGAAAGGGAACTTATTATTAATTCAACTCCAACCGGAGCTGAAATTGCATTATTAGAAGATAAACAACTCGTAGAGATTCATCGCGACTCTCAGAGCAGCCGCTTCAATGTGGGCGATTTGTATCTCGGAAGGGTTAAAAAAATTACGCCCGGTTTGAACGCCTGCTTCGTAGATGTAGGCTTCGAGCGCGACGCGTTTTTGCATTATTCGGACCTCAACCCGAATTTTCGCTCTATATATAAATATACCAAAGCCGCTCAGGAAGGTAATCCGTTCAGAATGGATGCTTTTCAAAAGGAACCTGAAATTATCAAAACAGGCAAGGTAAATAATGTAGTTGCGAAAAATCAGCATATTCTGGTGCAAATCATCAAAGAGCCTATTCAAACGAAAGGCCCGCGATTAAGCTGTGAAATTTCACTGGCCGGTCGTTATTTGGTGCTTACTCCGTTTAATGAAGTTGTTGGTGTTTCTCGTAAAATTGCTTCCGCCAACGAAAGAAAACGTTTGCAGGCATTAATCGAACAATTACGTCCGAAAGGTTTTGGTGTTATTATTCGCACCGTTGCCGATGGTGTAAGCACTCAACAGCTGCACGAAGATTTAAACGACCTGATTGCACAATGGGCTGAAATAACCAAACGTTTACAACATTTACAGGCGCCTCAAATAGTTTACAGCGAAACACGCAAAACAAATACCTTATTACGCGATGTACTCAACGATTCATTTAACAATGTGGTGGTAAACGAACCATCTATTGCCAATGAAATAAAAGATTATATCAAAAAAATAAGTCCGGGCTCCGAAAAAATGGTCAACCTGCATAATACAGGTAAATCGGTGTTCGATCAATTTGGCGTTACGAAACAAATAAAATCTTTATTTGGTCGCACGGTAAATATGGACAGCGGTGCCTATTTAATTGTTGAACATACGGAAGCCTTACACGTAATCGACGTGAATAGCGGAAATAAAACTGCAGTTAAAGGTGATCAGGAACAAAATGCCGTTTCTGTAAATGTAGAAGCAGCAAAAGAAATTGCACGTCAATTGCGTTTGCGCGATTTGGGTGGAATTATTATTGTCGATTTTATCGATATGAAACATCCTGATAATAAAAAGGCTGTTTACAATGCATTAAAAGAGGCAATGGCGAACGACAGAGCCAAACATACCATATTGCCTATTTCTAAATTTGGTGTTGCTCAAATTACCCGCCAACGTGTTCGGCCTGAAGTAAATATTACAACAACCGAAGTTTGTCCTACTTGCACAGGAACCGGTAAAATTGAAGCCAGCGTATTATTAATTGATGATATTGAACGTAAAATTAAATACCTGGTAAAAAATCAAAATCAGCAATACATTAAATTAGTTGTACATCCTTACGTTGAAGCCTTTATTAAAAAAGGAAGATTTTTTAACAGTATACAATGGAAATGGTACTGGGAATACAAACGTAAAATTCATATCATGGGCAGCAACGAATTTCAATATATGGAATATCGCTTTTTCGATAAAGGTGATGAAGAGATACATGTGGAGTGA
- a CDS encoding NAD+ synthase, which yields MKIALAQINVHIGNFESNFNKIEQFIQDAKKLQADIILFPELSVCGYPPRDFLDFDDFVDKCYEVIDKIKPLTQDIAVVVGSPSRNPKIEGKDLFNSAFFIFEGEIKHIVNKALLPTYDIFDEYRYFEPATEFQNITFKGRKIALTVCEDLWNVGNDNPMYKACPMDVLIKDKVQPEVMLNISASPFDYDHAAGRITTLKANTAKYKIPVFYVNHCGAQTDLIFDGGSIVVNANSVVYDEMRYFEEQLSVYDLDEVIASAKTQTLDNVQPKEKIELIYRALVTGIKNYFEKLGFKKAILGLSGGVDSALTAVLAADALGAENVWGLLMPSQYSTGHSVTDALDLAKNIGIKHDTIAIKNMYDQVVNELTPLFDNKPFDVTEENIQARLRGMTLMAMCNKHGYILLNTTNKSEAAVGYGTLYGDLCGGLAVLADVYKTEVYELVAYINREKEIIPQHIIIKAPSAELRPGQKDQDTLPPYEILDKILYQYIELSQSPQDILDLGFDEFTVRRTLKMVNNNEWKRFQFPPVLRVSPKAFGVGRRMPIEGKYLS from the coding sequence ATGAAAATTGCTCTAGCTCAAATTAATGTCCACATTGGCAACTTTGAATCAAATTTCAATAAAATTGAACAGTTTATTCAAGATGCAAAAAAATTACAGGCTGATATTATTTTATTTCCTGAATTAAGTGTGTGTGGTTACCCGCCACGCGATTTTTTAGATTTTGATGATTTTGTAGATAAATGTTACGAAGTAATTGATAAAATTAAACCACTTACACAAGATATTGCTGTGGTAGTTGGTTCACCAAGTCGCAATCCGAAAATTGAAGGTAAAGATTTATTCAATTCAGCTTTTTTTATTTTTGAGGGGGAGATAAAACATATCGTAAATAAAGCATTGCTGCCTACGTATGATATTTTTGATGAATATCGCTACTTTGAGCCGGCTACTGAATTTCAAAATATCACATTTAAAGGTCGCAAAATAGCATTAACCGTTTGTGAAGATTTGTGGAACGTTGGAAATGACAATCCGATGTACAAAGCCTGCCCGATGGATGTACTCATAAAAGATAAAGTACAACCTGAAGTAATGTTAAACATTTCTGCATCACCATTCGATTATGACCATGCTGCCGGAAGAATTACAACCTTAAAAGCGAATACCGCTAAATATAAAATTCCTGTATTTTATGTAAATCACTGCGGGGCTCAAACCGATTTAATTTTTGATGGAGGAAGTATTGTTGTTAATGCTAATTCGGTGGTGTACGATGAAATGCGTTATTTTGAAGAACAGTTAAGTGTTTATGATTTAGATGAAGTTATTGCTTCTGCAAAAACGCAAACCTTGGACAATGTCCAACCAAAAGAAAAAATCGAATTAATTTATCGCGCATTAGTAACCGGCATTAAAAATTATTTCGAAAAATTAGGTTTCAAGAAAGCCATTCTCGGATTAAGTGGTGGTGTTGATTCTGCATTAACTGCTGTGCTTGCTGCAGATGCACTTGGTGCAGAAAATGTTTGGGGATTATTAATGCCTTCACAATATTCAACGGGACACTCCGTAACTGACGCGCTCGATCTTGCAAAAAATATCGGCATAAAACACGATACTATTGCCATTAAAAATATGTATGATCAGGTGGTAAATGAATTAACGCCGTTATTTGATAATAAACCTTTTGATGTAACAGAAGAAAATATTCAGGCACGACTAAGAGGCATGACACTGATGGCGATGTGTAATAAACACGGCTATATTTTATTGAATACTACAAATAAAAGTGAGGCTGCAGTTGGTTATGGCACATTGTATGGCGATTTATGCGGCGGATTAGCCGTGCTCGCCGATGTTTACAAAACAGAAGTATATGAGCTAGTTGCTTACATAAACCGCGAGAAAGAAATAATACCACAACATATCATTATAAAAGCACCGAGTGCAGAATTACGACCCGGCCAAAAAGACCAGGACACCCTGCCACCTTATGAAATATTGGACAAAATATTATATCAATATATTGAGTTATCACAAAGTCCGCAAGATATTTTAGATCTTGGTTTTGATGAATTTACGGTGCGCAGAACATTAAAAATGGTGAATAATAATGAATGGAAACGATTCCAGTTTCCTCCTGTGTTGCGTGTTTCACCTAAAGCATTTGGTGTGGGCCGACGTATGCCTATTGAAGGAAAATATTTATCCTGA
- a CDS encoding outer membrane beta-barrel protein, producing MKKIILSTLFFCAILSAVQAQQFRFGLTASPVFDWVKVDGELYESVGTKAGFQYGLLFDQTIGSVERYAFSTGVIINYVRVGITSTDTAFDITAEWDARSQYIEVPLTIRLRTNEINYFSYYGQFGITPGICIKSRGDLLVNDIAVVEDVNLRDKDNLTGAQNQLFNMSLTLGIGTEYSIAENTNIMAGIFFQNGFANILDDDIDDNNAFLKQLGIRIGVLF from the coding sequence ATGAAGAAAATTATATTATCCACCCTGTTTTTTTGCGCAATACTCTCTGCAGTGCAAGCGCAACAATTCCGTTTCGGCTTAACGGCAAGCCCGGTTTTTGACTGGGTAAAAGTTGACGGTGAATTATATGAAAGTGTTGGAACCAAAGCAGGCTTCCAATATGGTTTATTATTCGATCAAACAATTGGTAGTGTTGAACGGTATGCATTTTCAACCGGAGTAATCATCAATTATGTAAGAGTTGGAATTACTTCAACCGATACTGCTTTTGATATCACAGCAGAATGGGATGCCCGCTCACAATACATAGAAGTTCCACTTACCATCAGGCTGCGCACCAATGAAATTAATTATTTCAGCTATTATGGTCAGTTTGGTATTACACCGGGTATTTGTATTAAAAGCCGTGGCGATTTATTGGTAAATGATATTGCTGTTGTTGAAGATGTAAACCTGAGAGACAAAGACAACCTCACAGGCGCTCAAAATCAATTGTTTAATATGAGCCTTACGCTTGGCATCGGAACTGAATATTCAATTGCAGAAAATACCAATATCATGGCCGGTATTTTCTTCCAAAACGGCTTTGCCAATATTCTTGATGATGATATTGACGACAACAATGCCTTCCTGAAACAACTAGGTATCCGTATAGGCGTATTGTTTTAA
- the apaG gene encoding Co2+/Mg2+ efflux protein ApaG produces MVTSITQGVKVSVETFFQPDHSRRGEFVFAYRITIENKSENTVQLLRRHWHIYDGMGIWREVEGEGVIGETPVIEPGHMHQYVSGCHLIAPMGKMKGTYLMVRTMDGQYFDVIIPEFQMIAPFMLN; encoded by the coding sequence ATGGTAACATCCATAACACAAGGTGTAAAAGTAAGCGTTGAAACCTTTTTTCAACCGGATCACTCCCGTAGAGGCGAGTTTGTGTTTGCCTACCGTATTACCATCGAAAATAAAAGTGAAAATACCGTTCAGTTGCTGCGCAGACATTGGCATATTTACGACGGAATGGGCATTTGGCGCGAAGTAGAAGGTGAAGGTGTTATAGGCGAAACACCGGTTATTGAACCCGGCCACATGCATCAATATGTTTCAGGATGCCATTTAATTGCCCCAATGGGAAAAATGAAAGGCACTTACCTGATGGTGAGAACTATGGACGGCCAATACTTTGATGTTATTATTCCTGAATTCCAGATGATAGCGCCATTTATGCTCAATTAA
- the gmk gene encoding guanylate kinase, whose protein sequence is MQGKIVIVTAPSGAGKTTIVKHLLASEPKLAFSVSATTRTIRNMETDGKDYYFLSVEQFKEKINQDAFVEWEEVYPGKLYGTLKSEVERIWNANQHIIFDVDVKGALSLKNKYPEQTISLFIQPPSLEVLIDRLTKRNTETPETLKTRIERVKYELTFSGQFDHVIVNDELERAQAEALSLVHNFLSA, encoded by the coding sequence ATGCAGGGCAAAATAGTAATTGTTACAGCACCATCAGGAGCAGGAAAAACAACTATTGTTAAACATTTACTTGCCAGCGAACCAAAACTTGCCTTTTCGGTTTCAGCCACAACGCGAACCATTCGCAATATGGAAACCGATGGAAAAGATTATTATTTTTTGAGTGTAGAACAATTCAAAGAAAAAATAAATCAGGATGCATTTGTTGAGTGGGAAGAAGTGTATCCGGGCAAATTATATGGCACCTTAAAAAGTGAAGTTGAACGTATTTGGAATGCCAATCAGCATATTATTTTTGATGTAGATGTAAAAGGTGCATTATCGCTAAAAAATAAATACCCCGAACAAACTATTTCGCTTTTTATTCAGCCGCCTTCACTGGAAGTTTTAATCGACCGACTTACCAAACGAAATACAGAAACGCCGGAAACACTCAAAACGCGCATTGAGCGGGTAAAATATGAGCTTACTTTTTCGGGGCAATTCGACCATGTGATTGTAAACGACGAGCTGGAACGCGCTCAGGCAGAGGCTTTGAGCCTTGTGCATAATTTTTTAAGCGCTTAG
- a CDS encoding YicC family protein has product MIISMTGYGRSTFSLGGKNIVLEIKTLNSKSFDLNLRIAPLFKEYEIEIRNLLNKSIMRGKTDCTLGYEMADDKGGEVNPVAVKEYYRQLKAIANELNVDDSRVFDLVFRLPNVTTTSNESLSEEQWAEVNKQLENACKQLNKFRTDEGANLEKDLVLRVQLMREALKEVEGLDPSRMEQQRTKMFSDLQSYMGDEDIDKNRFEQELIFYLEKMDITEEVTRLRSHCDYFIDTINESLSEKGKKLGFICQEMNREINTIGSKSYHAEMQRKVVVMKDELEKIKEQLNNVL; this is encoded by the coding sequence ATGATTATATCAATGACGGGTTATGGACGAAGTACTTTTAGCCTTGGTGGTAAAAATATTGTGCTCGAAATCAAAACATTAAACAGTAAATCGTTTGATCTGAACCTGCGCATCGCTCCGCTTTTTAAAGAATATGAAATTGAAATTCGCAATCTGCTGAATAAATCGATTATGCGCGGTAAAACCGATTGCACACTCGGTTACGAAATGGCTGATGATAAAGGTGGTGAAGTAAATCCCGTTGCCGTTAAAGAATATTATCGTCAGCTTAAAGCAATTGCCAACGAATTAAATGTGGATGATTCACGAGTGTTTGATCTTGTGTTTCGCCTGCCGAATGTAACTACAACTTCAAACGAAAGTTTGTCGGAAGAACAGTGGGCGGAAGTAAATAAACAATTAGAAAATGCCTGCAAACAATTAAATAAATTTAGAACCGATGAAGGGGCAAATCTTGAAAAAGATCTGGTATTAAGAGTGCAACTGATGCGTGAAGCATTAAAAGAAGTTGAAGGTCTCGACCCATCAAGAATGGAGCAACAGCGCACAAAAATGTTCAGCGATTTGCAAAGTTATATGGGTGATGAAGATATTGATAAAAACAGGTTTGAGCAGGAATTAATTTTTTATCTGGAAAAAATGGATATCACAGAAGAAGTTACACGCCTCCGTTCACATTGCGATTACTTTATTGATACCATTAATGAATCACTCAGTGAAAAAGGAAAAAAACTCGGATTTATTTGTCAGGAAATGAACAGAGAAATTAATACCATCGGTTCAAAATCATATCACGCAGAAATGCAACGCAAAGTTGTTGTTATGAAAGATGAACTTGAAAAAATAAAAGAACAATTAAATAACGTGTTATAA
- a CDS encoding EamA family transporter, with the protein MKPALKAHFFILGANIIYGINYAIGKIALQHIEPFGIVLFRVTGAVIIFTILAFITKHEKIEPGDHKKLFVASLFGVVINQLFFFKGLSLTSEIHSAMIMIATPLIVLIMAWVILKEKITWIKTIGIIIGAIGVALLISSGAADKSSPSSIAGDICITINATSYAIFLIIAKPLMVKYSPYTLARWIFTYGILFIIPFGWKEAAAVNWETVPSVAIWALVYVILGATVLAYLFNILGLNYGSPALVSIYIYTQPVIASIIAVVYGNDHLTLEKIISALLVFTGVALVSFTSVKKQNALN; encoded by the coding sequence GTGAAACCGGCGCTCAAAGCACATTTTTTTATTCTTGGTGCAAATATTATTTACGGAATTAATTATGCAATCGGTAAAATTGCTTTACAACATATTGAACCATTTGGCATTGTACTTTTTCGTGTAACCGGTGCTGTTATAATTTTCACCATACTTGCATTTATCACCAAACACGAAAAAATTGAACCGGGTGATCATAAAAAATTATTTGTTGCCTCATTGTTTGGCGTAGTTATCAATCAATTATTCTTTTTTAAGGGATTAAGTCTTACATCCGAAATTCATTCAGCCATGATCATGATTGCAACACCGCTGATTGTGCTTATCATGGCCTGGGTAATTTTAAAAGAAAAAATAACGTGGATAAAAACAATAGGTATAATTATCGGTGCAATTGGTGTAGCCTTATTAATTTCTTCAGGCGCCGCGGATAAATCTTCCCCTTCCAGTATTGCCGGTGATATTTGTATTACCATAAACGCAACCTCTTATGCTATTTTTCTCATTATTGCCAAACCACTAATGGTAAAATATTCGCCATATACTTTAGCGCGCTGGATTTTTACTTACGGTATTTTATTTATTATTCCATTTGGCTGGAAAGAAGCTGCTGCCGTTAATTGGGAAACTGTTCCATCTGTTGCCATTTGGGCACTGGTTTATGTTATCCTTGGTGCCACCGTATTGGCTTATTTATTTAATATTTTAGGATTAAACTATGGGTCTCCTGCCTTAGTGAGTATTTACATTTATACACAGCCTGTAATTGCGAGTATCATTGCCGTTGTTTATGGAAATGACCATCTCACCCTCGAAAAAATAATATCTGCATTACTGGTATTTACCGGTGTTGCACTGGTGAGTTTTACATCTGTGAAGAAACAAAATGCACTGAATTAA